From one Anopheles cruzii chromosome 3, idAnoCruzAS_RS32_06, whole genome shotgun sequence genomic stretch:
- the LOC128271835 gene encoding ATP synthase-coupling factor 6, mitochondrial: MLTNQLLSAARVVGLQARRNYGVSAVLLSKASDPIQQLFVNKLREYGQKSAGGKLVDATPEIEKELKQEMDKLAKQYGGDAGVDMTAFPTFKFEEPKVDPINSTA; this comes from the exons ATGCTGACCAACCAGCTGCTCTCCGCTGCCCGTGTCGTAGGACTGCAGGCCCGCCGCAATTACGGTGTGTCGGCCGTCCTGCTGTCGAAAGCCAGCGATCCTATCCAGCAGCTGTTCGTGAACAAACTGCGCGAGTATGGACAGAAGAGCGC TGGTGGCAAGCTGGTTGATGCTACTCCTGAAATCGAGAAAGAACTGAAGCAGGAAATGGACAAGCTGGCTAAGCAGTACGGCGGTGATGCGGGCGTGGACATGACCGCCTTCCCAACGTTTAAGTTCGAGGAACCGAAGGTCGACCCGATCAATTCGACCGCATAA